In Zalophus californianus isolate mZalCal1 chromosome 4, mZalCal1.pri.v2, whole genome shotgun sequence, the following proteins share a genomic window:
- the LOC113927028 gene encoding chymotrypsin-C, which yields MLGITVLATLLACASSCGVPTFQPNLSARVVGGENARPHSWPWQISLQYLKNGKWRHTCGGTLIANNYVLTAAHCISNTLTYRVALGKNNLVVEDEEGSVFADVDSIVVHEKWNSFLVRNDIALIKLAEPVQLSNTIQVACLPEVDSLLPQDYPCYVTGWGRLWTNGPIADELQQGLQPVVDHATCTQKDWWGNMVKDTMVCAGGDGVISACNGDSGGPLNCQAEEGFWELRGIVSFGSGVGCNTLKKPTVFTRVSAYIDWINEKMQQ from the exons ATGTTGGGCATCACTGTCCTCGCCACGCTCCTGGCCTGTG CCTCCAGCTGCGGGGTCCCCACCTTCCAGCCCAACCTATCAGCCCGAGTGGTGGGAGGAGAAAATGCCAGGCCCCACAGCTGGCCCTGGCAG ATCTCTCTCCAGTACCTCAAGAATGGCAAATGGAGGCATACATGTGGCGGCACCTTGATTGCCAATAACTACGTCCTCACAGCTGCCCACTGCATCAG CAACACCCTGACCTACCGCGTGGCCCTGGGGAAGAACAACCTGGTGGTGGAGGATGAGGAAGGCTCCGTGTTTGCAGATGTGGACTCCATCGTTGTCCATGAGAAGTGGAACTCCTTCCTGGTGCG CAATGACATCGCTCTCATCAAGCTGGCAGAGCCCGTGCAACTGAGCAACACCATCCAGGTGGCCTGCCTGCCGGAGGTGGACTCCCTGCTGCCTCAAGACTACCCCTGCTACGTCACAGGCTGGGGCCGCCTCTGGA CCAACGGCCCCATTGCCGACGAACTGCAGCAGGGCCTACAGCCCGTGGTGGATCACGCCACGTGCACCCAGAAAGACTGGTGGGGCAACATGGTGAAGGACACGATGGTGTGTGCCGGGGGTGACGGTGTCATCTCAGCTTGCAAC GGGGACTCAGGCGGCCCACTGAACTGCCAGGCTGAGGAGGGTTTCTGGGAGTTGCGGGGCATCGTCAGCTTCGGCTCTGGGGTGGGCTGCAACACTCTCAAGAAGCCCACAGTCTTCACCCGTGTGTCCGCCTACATCGACTGGATCAACGAG AAAATGCAGCAGTGA